The Pseudomonas azotoformans genome has a segment encoding these proteins:
- a CDS encoding cobyric acid synthase, whose protein sequence is MSTLMVQGTTSDAGKSTLVTALCRWLVRQGVAVAPFKPQNMALNSAVTAEGGEIGRAQAVQAQAAHLAPHTDMNPVLLKPNSDTGSQVIIHGRAVTSMNAVAYHDYKAIAMQAVLASHARLSQAYPVVMVEGAGSPAEINLRANDIANMGFAEAVDCPVLLIADINRGGVFAHLVGTLELLSPTEQARVKGFIINRFRGDIALLQPGLDWLEARTGKPVVGVLPYVMDLHLEAEDGIDRRQIDKAAQVLKVVVPVLPRISNHTDFDPLRLHPQVDLQFIGPGQPIPAADLIILPGSKSVRSDLAYLRANGWDTAVARHLRYGGKVLGICGGLQMLGEQVHDPLGLEGAAGSSDGLGLLAFSTTLEEEKQLRNVRGRLLLEDAEVSGYEIHAGVTSGEALLNAAVLLDDGRTDGAQSADGQILGTYLHGLFENPAACSALLRWAGLQDVQAVDYHGLRERDIERLADLVENHLDTDLLRKLCGV, encoded by the coding sequence ATGAGTACGCTGATGGTGCAAGGCACCACCTCCGACGCCGGCAAAAGTACCTTGGTGACCGCGCTGTGCCGCTGGTTGGTCCGCCAGGGCGTGGCGGTGGCGCCGTTCAAGCCGCAGAACATGGCGCTCAACAGCGCCGTGACCGCCGAAGGCGGCGAAATCGGCCGCGCCCAGGCCGTGCAGGCCCAGGCCGCCCACCTGGCGCCGCACACCGACATGAACCCGGTGTTGCTCAAGCCCAACAGCGACACCGGCTCCCAAGTCATCATCCACGGTCGCGCCGTCACCAGCATGAACGCGGTGGCCTATCACGACTACAAAGCCATCGCGATGCAGGCGGTGCTGGCCTCCCACGCCCGGTTGAGCCAGGCCTACCCGGTGGTGATGGTGGAAGGCGCGGGCTCTCCGGCGGAGATCAACCTGCGCGCCAATGACATCGCCAACATGGGCTTCGCCGAGGCGGTGGATTGCCCGGTGTTGCTGATCGCCGATATCAATCGTGGCGGCGTGTTTGCCCATCTGGTCGGCACCCTGGAACTGCTGTCGCCCACGGAACAGGCGCGGGTCAAAGGCTTTATCATCAATCGTTTTCGCGGTGACATCGCGCTGTTGCAACCCGGCCTGGACTGGCTGGAAGCGCGCACCGGCAAACCGGTGGTCGGCGTGTTGCCCTATGTGATGGACCTGCATCTGGAAGCTGAAGACGGCATCGACAGGCGCCAGATCGACAAGGCGGCCCAGGTACTCAAGGTGGTGGTGCCGGTGTTGCCGCGCATCAGCAACCACACGGATTTCGACCCACTGCGCCTGCATCCCCAAGTGGATCTGCAATTTATCGGGCCAGGCCAGCCGATCCCGGCTGCCGACCTGATCATCCTCCCCGGCTCGAAAAGCGTGCGCAGCGACTTGGCGTACTTGCGCGCCAACGGCTGGGACACGGCCGTGGCGCGGCACTTGCGCTATGGCGGCAAGGTGCTGGGTATTTGCGGTGGCCTGCAGATGCTTGGCGAGCAGGTGCATGACCCGTTGGGCCTGGAAGGGGCTGCCGGTTCCAGCGATGGCCTTGGGCTGCTGGCGTTCAGCACTACGCTGGAAGAAGAGAAGCAGTTGCGCAATGTACGTGGGCGTCTGTTGCTGGAGGATGCTGAAGTCAGCGGCTATGAGATTCATGCGGGCGTGACGTCCGGCGAAGCATTGCTTAACGCTGCTGTGTTGTTGGATGACGGTCGCACGGACGGTGCTCAAAGCGCTGATGGACAGATCCTTGGTACTTACCTGCACGGGTTGTTCGAAAACCCGGCGGCGTGTAGTGCCTTGCTGCGCTGGGCTGGATTGCAGGACGTGCAGGCAGTGGATTATCACGGGTTGC
- the cobD gene encoding threonine-phosphate decarboxylase CobD yields the protein MLEHGGRLRKAAIQYGIAEADWLDLSSGLAPWPWPIPEIPLRAWARLPETDDGLEQAASEYYGAAHVLPVPGSQAAIQLLPRLRRAGKVGVLSPCYAEHAEAWRRAGYVVREVQEQEVDFFLDGLDVLVVVNPNNPTGLSLTPQRLLDWHSRLAQRGGWLVVDEAFMDVTPQLSLAGQAHQVGLIVLRSFGKFFGLAGVRLGFVLAERKLLKLLAEQVGPWAVSGPTRVLGQVCLRDTAGHARQRTRCIEAGERLFALLERHGFQPQGGCALFQWLITPHAERMHEFMAQRGILLRLFVHDSSLRLGLPDTEADWLRLDQALLAYKDAT from the coding sequence ATGCTTGAGCACGGTGGCCGGCTGCGTAAGGCGGCGATTCAGTACGGGATTGCCGAGGCCGATTGGCTCGACTTGTCCAGCGGCCTCGCGCCCTGGCCCTGGCCGATCCCCGAGATCCCGCTGCGGGCCTGGGCACGCCTGCCAGAAACCGACGATGGCCTGGAGCAGGCCGCCAGCGAATACTACGGCGCTGCGCACGTGTTGCCGGTGCCCGGTTCCCAGGCGGCCATCCAGTTGCTGCCACGCCTGCGCCGAGCGGGCAAAGTCGGCGTGCTGTCGCCGTGTTATGCCGAACACGCCGAAGCCTGGCGTCGCGCCGGCTACGTGGTGCGCGAAGTGCAGGAGCAGGAAGTCGACTTCTTTCTCGATGGTCTCGACGTGCTGGTGGTGGTCAACCCCAACAATCCCACCGGCCTGAGCCTGACCCCGCAACGTTTGCTGGACTGGCACTCGCGGCTGGCCCAGCGCGGCGGCTGGCTGGTGGTAGACGAAGCCTTCATGGATGTCACCCCTCAACTGAGCCTGGCGGGCCAGGCCCATCAGGTTGGCCTGATCGTGTTGCGCTCGTTCGGCAAATTCTTCGGCCTGGCCGGGGTGCGGCTGGGTTTTGTGTTGGCCGAGCGCAAGCTGCTCAAGTTGCTGGCCGAACAGGTCGGCCCTTGGGCGGTCAGCGGGCCGACGCGGGTGTTGGGCCAGGTATGCCTGCGCGACACGGCCGGGCATGCGCGGCAACGCACGCGTTGCATCGAGGCGGGCGAGCGGTTGTTCGCCCTGCTAGAGCGCCACGGCTTCCAGCCCCAGGGCGGCTGCGCGTTGTTTCAATGGCTGATCACGCCCCACGCCGAACGCATGCACGAATTCATGGCCCAGCGCGGCATTTTGCTGCGGCTGTTTGTCCATGACAGCAGCCTGCGCCTTGGCCTGCCCGATACCGAGGCTGACTGGCTGCGTCTGGATCAAGCCCTGCTCGCCTATAAGGACGCCACATGA
- the cbiB gene encoding adenosylcobinamide-phosphate synthase CbiB: MSVALLCVAAVALDALLGEPRRWHPLVAFGNFAGRIEQRFNTGGRGWRSHGVTAWFIAVVPLTLLATALSWAPYIGWVLEILALYCALGMRSLGEHVIPVAQALRSDDLEEARKRVSYLVSRQTSELDRTEVARAATESVLENGSDAVFAAIFWFVVAGVPGVVLYRLSNTLDAMWGYRNERFERFGWAAAKIDDVLNYIPARLVALTYAVLGRTRLALKCWRTQGPTWDSPNAGPVMAAGAGALGVELGGAAIYHGEVHQRPQLGEGPPADADSIDRGWQLVQRGVWLWLLILCAGAQFYA, translated from the coding sequence ATGAGTGTGGCCTTGCTGTGTGTCGCTGCAGTCGCGCTGGATGCGCTGCTGGGCGAACCCAGGCGCTGGCATCCGCTGGTGGCGTTCGGCAATTTCGCCGGGCGCATCGAGCAACGTTTCAATACCGGTGGTCGCGGCTGGCGCAGCCATGGCGTGACCGCGTGGTTTATCGCTGTGGTGCCGCTGACCCTGCTGGCCACGGCGTTGTCCTGGGCGCCGTATATCGGCTGGGTATTGGAGATCCTGGCGTTGTACTGCGCCCTTGGCATGCGCAGTCTCGGTGAACATGTGATCCCGGTGGCCCAGGCCTTGCGCAGTGATGACCTCGAGGAAGCACGCAAGCGCGTGAGCTACCTGGTGAGCCGTCAGACCAGTGAGCTGGACCGCACCGAAGTCGCCCGCGCCGCCACCGAGTCGGTGCTGGAAAACGGCAGCGATGCGGTGTTTGCTGCGATTTTCTGGTTTGTCGTCGCGGGTGTGCCGGGCGTGGTGCTTTACCGCCTGAGCAACACCCTCGACGCCATGTGGGGCTATCGCAACGAACGTTTCGAGCGTTTCGGCTGGGCGGCGGCAAAGATCGACGATGTGCTGAACTACATTCCTGCGCGCCTGGTGGCGTTGACCTACGCCGTACTGGGCAGGACGCGCCTGGCGCTCAAATGCTGGCGCACCCAGGGCCCGACCTGGGACAGCCCCAACGCGGGCCCGGTCATGGCGGCCGGTGCCGGTGCGCTTGGCGTGGAGTTGGGCGGCGCCGCGATCTATCACGGCGAAGTGCACCAGCGTCCGCAACTGGGCGAAGGCCCTCCGGCGGATGCCGATTCCATCGACCGAGGCTGGCAACTGGTGCAGCGCGGCGTATGGTTGTGGCTGCTGATCCTATGCGCGGGGGCGCAATTCTATGCTTGA
- the bluB gene encoding 5,6-dimethylbenzimidazole synthase — protein MSDNAFPQADRDAVYRAIAERRDMRHFSGGTVAPELLHRLLQAAHQAPSVGLMQPWRFIRISDRQLRSQIQQLVEEERVRTAEALGERSDEFMKLKVEGIHDCAEVLVAALMDDRERHIFGRRTLPEMDMASLSCAIQNLWLAARVEGLGMGWVSLFEPQALADLLGLPPGAKPLAVLCLGPVAEFYPAPMLQLEGWTEPRPLSDMLYENGWGVSQ, from the coding sequence ATGAGCGACAACGCCTTCCCCCAGGCCGACCGCGACGCCGTCTACCGCGCCATCGCCGAACGCCGCGACATGCGCCACTTCAGCGGCGGCACTGTCGCCCCCGAATTGCTGCACCGCCTGCTCCAGGCCGCGCACCAGGCACCCAGTGTCGGCCTGATGCAGCCCTGGCGTTTTATCCGCATCAGCGACCGCCAACTGCGTAGTCAGATTCAACAGTTGGTGGAAGAAGAACGCGTACGCACCGCCGAAGCCCTGGGCGAGCGTTCCGACGAGTTCATGAAGCTCAAGGTCGAAGGCATTCACGACTGCGCCGAAGTGCTGGTAGCGGCGTTGATGGATGATCGTGAGCGGCACATCTTTGGGCGGCGCACCTTGCCGGAAATGGACATGGCGTCATTGTCCTGTGCTATCCAGAATCTGTGGCTGGCGGCCCGTGTCGAAGGGCTGGGCATGGGCTGGGTCTCGCTGTTCGAGCCCCAGGCCCTGGCCGATCTGCTGGGCTTGCCGCCCGGCGCGAAACCGTTGGCCGTGCTGTGCCTGGGGCCGGTGGCCGAGTTCTACCCGGCACCGATGTTGCAACTCGAGGGCTGGACCGAGCCCCGGCCGCTGAGTGACATGTTGTATGAGAATGGGTGGGGAGTGAGTCAATGA
- a CDS encoding cobyrinate a,c-diamide synthase, protein MNQPRHCPAVLIAAPASGQGKTTVTAALARLHRNLGRKVRVFKCGPDFLDPMIHERASGAPVYQLDMWMVGEQESRRLLWEAAGEADLILIEGVMGLFDGTPSSADLARHFGVPVLGVIDGTAMAQTFGALALGLALYQPDLPFAGVLANRVGTLRHAQLLEGSLTEGLRWYGALSRETSIELPSRHLGLVQASELNDLDVRLDAAAQALGSSCEVALPPPVTFAAPEVIDAEPLLNGVRIAVARDEAFAFTYGASLDLLRAMGAELKFFSPIHDLQLPDADSLYLPGGYPELHHQALSQNTPMLDAIRAHHAAGKPLLAECGGMLYLLDSLTDVDGTRAELVGLLQGDAVMQKKLAALALQNVELPEGTLRGHTYHHSLTTTEWQPIARGLSPNGGRGAEAVYRQGRMTASYVHFYFPSNPQAVAALFAPDPAL, encoded by the coding sequence TTGAATCAGCCCCGTCATTGCCCGGCCGTCCTGATCGCCGCACCGGCGTCCGGCCAGGGCAAAACCACCGTCACCGCCGCATTGGCCCGCTTGCACCGCAACCTGGGGCGCAAGGTGCGCGTGTTCAAATGCGGCCCGGACTTCCTCGACCCGATGATCCACGAACGCGCCAGCGGTGCACCGGTGTATCAATTGGATATGTGGATGGTGGGCGAGCAGGAAAGTCGCCGCTTGCTGTGGGAAGCGGCGGGGGAGGCGGACCTGATCCTGATCGAAGGCGTGATGGGTCTGTTCGACGGCACGCCGTCCAGCGCCGACCTGGCGCGACACTTTGGTGTGCCGGTGCTTGGTGTGATCGACGGCACCGCCATGGCCCAGACCTTTGGCGCGTTAGCCCTGGGTCTGGCGCTTTATCAGCCGGACTTGCCGTTCGCCGGCGTGCTGGCCAACCGCGTCGGCACCCTGCGCCATGCACAATTGCTTGAAGGCAGCCTTACCGAAGGCCTGCGTTGGTACGGCGCGTTGTCTCGCGAGACCAGTATCGAGCTGCCTAGCCGTCACCTGGGTTTGGTGCAGGCAAGCGAACTGAATGACCTTGATGTACGCCTGGATGCCGCCGCTCAAGCGCTGGGCAGCAGTTGCGAAGTCGCCTTGCCGCCGCCGGTCACCTTTGCCGCGCCTGAAGTGATCGACGCCGAGCCACTGCTTAACGGCGTGCGCATCGCCGTGGCCCGCGACGAAGCCTTCGCGTTCACCTACGGCGCCAGCCTTGACCTGTTGCGGGCAATGGGCGCTGAGCTGAAGTTCTTCTCGCCGATCCACGATCTCCAATTGCCGGACGCCGATAGCCTCTACCTGCCCGGTGGTTACCCGGAACTGCACCACCAGGCACTGTCGCAAAATACCCCGATGCTCGACGCCATCCGCGCTCATCATGCCGCCGGCAAACCGCTGCTCGCCGAATGCGGCGGCATGCTCTACCTGCTGGACTCGCTGACCGATGTCGACGGCACTCGCGCCGAACTGGTCGGCCTGCTGCAAGGCGATGCGGTGATGCAGAAGAAGCTCGCGGCCTTGGCGCTGCAAAATGTCGAATTGCCCGAAGGCACACTGCGCGGCCATACCTATCACCACTCGCTGACCACCACCGAATGGCAGCCGATTGCCCGTGGCCTGAGCCCCAATGGCGGGCGCGGTGCCGAGGCGGTTTATCGGCAGGGGCGGATGACGGCGTCCTACGTACACTTCTATTTCCCCTCGAATCCCCAGGCGGTGGCCGCATTGTTCGCGCCCGATCCAGCACTATGA
- the cobO gene encoding cob(I)yrinic acid a,c-diamide adenosyltransferase, translating to MTDSPDRDERHLARMLRKKAVIDERIANSPNECGLLLVLTGNGKGKSSSAFGMLARAMGHGMQCGVVQFIKGRNSTGEELFFRRFPEQVRFHVMGEGFTWETQDRQRDIAAAEAAWAVSRELLQDPSIGLVVLDELNIALKHGYLDLDQVLSDLQARPPMQHVVVTGRGAKPELIEMGDTVTEMGMLKHAFQAGIKAQKGVEL from the coding sequence ATGACCGATTCCCCCGACCGCGACGAACGCCACCTGGCGCGCATGCTGCGCAAAAAAGCCGTGATCGATGAACGCATCGCCAATTCCCCCAACGAGTGCGGCCTGCTGCTGGTGTTGACCGGCAACGGCAAAGGCAAGAGCAGCTCCGCGTTCGGCATGCTGGCCCGTGCCATGGGCCACGGCATGCAGTGCGGTGTGGTGCAGTTCATCAAGGGGCGCAACAGTACGGGTGAAGAGTTGTTCTTCCGCCGTTTCCCCGAGCAAGTACGTTTCCACGTCATGGGCGAAGGCTTCACCTGGGAAACCCAGGATCGCCAGCGCGACATCGCCGCCGCCGAAGCCGCCTGGGCGGTTTCCCGCGAGTTGCTGCAGGACCCTTCCATCGGCCTGGTCGTACTGGATGAGCTGAACATCGCCCTCAAGCATGGCTACCTCGACCTGGACCAGGTACTCAGCGACCTGCAAGCCCGCCCGCCGATGCAACACGTGGTGGTCACCGGCCGTGGCGCCAAGCCTGAACTGATCGAAATGGGCGACACCGTCACCGAAATGGGCATGCTCAAGCACGCGTTCCAGGCCGGTATCAAGGCACAGAAGGGCGTCGAACTTTGA
- a CDS encoding C40 family peptidase has product MLNRFAPLVPLALVTLLFGCASHPQQVAEQQKPQVQNQAKFVAAQSASVYEEELATEKELANFNGSKPYQLPVLADSILERGMSLIGTRYRFGGTSEAGFDCSGFIGYLFREEAGMNLPRSTREMINVDAPLVARNNLKPGDLLFFSTAGRGRVSHAGIYLGDNQFIHSSSRRSGGVRVDNLGDSYWSKTFIEAKRALAMAPTTVTASK; this is encoded by the coding sequence ATGCTAAATCGCTTCGCACCCCTCGTGCCCCTCGCACTCGTTACCCTGTTGTTTGGTTGCGCCTCCCACCCTCAACAGGTGGCAGAACAGCAAAAACCACAGGTTCAAAATCAGGCAAAATTCGTTGCTGCACAGTCTGCTTCTGTTTATGAAGAAGAGCTGGCAACGGAAAAAGAACTGGCCAATTTCAATGGCAGCAAGCCTTACCAGCTGCCCGTTCTGGCCGACAGCATCCTCGAACGCGGCATGTCCCTGATCGGTACCCGTTACCGTTTCGGCGGCACCTCTGAAGCCGGTTTCGACTGCAGCGGTTTCATCGGCTACCTGTTCCGCGAAGAAGCTGGCATGAACCTGCCACGCTCCACCCGCGAAATGATCAACGTGGATGCACCGTTGGTCGCACGCAACAACCTCAAGCCCGGTGATCTGCTTTTCTTCAGTACAGCGGGTCGTGGTCGTGTAAGCCATGCCGGTATCTACCTGGGCGATAACCAGTTTATCCACTCCAGCAGCCGTCGCAGTGGCGGTGTCCGGGTCGATAACCTGGGTGACAGCTACTGGAGCAAAACCTTCATCGAAGCCAAGCGCGCACTCGCCATGGCCCCGACGACGGTAACCGCTAGCAAGTAA
- the hda gene encoding DnaA regulatory inactivator Hda produces the protein MKPIQLPLGVRLRDDATFINYYPGANAAALGYVERLCEADAGWTESLIYLWGKHGVGRTHLLQAACLRFEQMGEPAVYLPLAELMDRGIGIFDHLEQYELVCLDDLQAIAGKAEWEEALFHLFNRLRDSGRRLLIAASTSPRELPIKLADLKSRMTLALIFQMRPLSDEDKLRALQLRASRRGLHLTDEVGHFILTRGTRSMSALFDLLEQLDQASLQAQRKLTIPFLKETLGW, from the coding sequence ATGAAACCGATTCAGCTGCCCTTGGGTGTGCGTCTGCGTGACGACGCCACCTTTATCAACTATTACCCAGGCGCCAATGCCGCTGCACTCGGCTATGTCGAGCGGCTCTGCGAAGCCGACGCCGGGTGGACCGAAAGCCTGATCTATCTGTGGGGCAAGCACGGCGTAGGGCGTACCCACCTGTTGCAGGCCGCGTGCCTGCGGTTCGAGCAGATGGGCGAGCCAGCGGTTTACCTGCCCCTGGCGGAGTTGATGGACCGCGGTATCGGCATCTTCGACCATCTTGAGCAGTACGAGCTGGTGTGCCTGGACGATCTGCAAGCCATCGCCGGCAAGGCGGAGTGGGAAGAGGCGCTGTTCCACCTGTTCAACCGCTTGCGTGACAGCGGTCGGCGCCTGCTGATTGCTGCGTCCACCTCGCCACGCGAGTTACCGATCAAGCTGGCCGACCTCAAGTCGCGCATGACCCTGGCACTGATCTTCCAGATGCGCCCGCTGTCCGACGAAGACAAATTGCGTGCCTTGCAATTGCGTGCCTCCCGTCGCGGCCTGCACCTCACCGACGAGGTGGGGCATTTCATCCTCACCCGCGGCACGCGCAGCATGAGCGCGTTGTTCGACCTGCTTGAACAGCTCGACCAAGCCTCGTTGCAGGCCCAGCGCAAGCTGACCATTCCCTTCCTGAAAGAAACCCTCGGCTGGTAG
- a CDS encoding AI-2E family transporter — MADTRRWVWLGGIVLLCVFVFLLHSILTPFLVALLLAYLFDPVVDRLEKAGLSRTWGVVAVFALFTLIITALVLVLVPMLAKQLFRLYELAPQMLDWLQHTAMPWAQAKLGLADGFWKFDKVKAAISEHMGQTTDIVGVVLSQATASSLALIGWLTNLVLIPVVAFYLLRDWDIMMAKIRSLLPRNREERIVSLAEECHEVLGAFVRGQLLVMLALGIIYAAGLMAIGLELGLLIGLIAGLAAIVPYMGFVIGIGAALVAGLFQFGGDLYPMLGIVAVFMVGQALEGMVLTPLLVGDRIGLHPVAVIFAILAGGELFGFTGILLALPVAAVIMVLVRHVHDLYKDSEVYTGVEDPDL, encoded by the coding sequence ATGGCGGATACGCGTCGTTGGGTGTGGCTTGGCGGGATTGTCCTGCTGTGCGTTTTTGTGTTCCTGCTGCATTCGATCCTGACGCCGTTCCTGGTCGCGTTGCTGCTGGCCTATCTGTTCGATCCGGTGGTGGATCGCCTGGAGAAGGCCGGGTTGTCGCGGACTTGGGGCGTGGTGGCGGTATTCGCCCTGTTTACCCTGATCATCACGGCGTTGGTGCTGGTGCTGGTGCCGATGCTCGCCAAGCAACTGTTCCGCCTGTATGAGCTGGCGCCGCAGATGCTCGACTGGCTGCAACACACGGCGATGCCGTGGGCTCAGGCCAAGTTGGGGTTGGCGGATGGTTTCTGGAAGTTCGACAAGGTCAAGGCGGCTATCAGCGAGCATATGGGCCAGACCACCGATATCGTCGGTGTGGTCCTCAGCCAGGCGACGGCCTCCAGCCTGGCGTTGATCGGCTGGTTGACCAACCTGGTGCTGATCCCGGTGGTGGCGTTCTACCTGCTGCGCGACTGGGACATCATGATGGCCAAGATTCGCAGCCTGCTGCCGCGCAATCGTGAGGAGCGCATCGTGTCTCTGGCCGAGGAGTGTCATGAAGTGCTCGGCGCATTCGTGCGGGGGCAGTTGCTGGTGATGTTGGCACTGGGGATTATCTACGCCGCTGGCTTGATGGCCATCGGCCTGGAGCTGGGCCTGTTGATCGGCCTGATCGCCGGTCTCGCCGCCATCGTGCCTTATATGGGCTTTGTGATTGGTATCGGTGCGGCGTTGGTGGCGGGGTTGTTCCAGTTTGGCGGTGACCTGTACCCGATGCTGGGGATCGTGGCGGTGTTTATGGTCGGCCAGGCCTTGGAAGGCATGGTGCTAACGCCGTTGCTGGTGGGTGATCGGATCGGCCTGCATCCGGTGGCGGTGATCTTTGCGATCCTGGCGGGCGGTGAGTTGTTCGGCTTCACTGGCATTCTGCTCGCGCTGCCGGTGGCGGCGGTGATCATGGTGCTGGTGCGCCATGTACACGATTTGTATAAGGATTCGGAGGTGTACACGGGGGTTGAAGACCCCGATCTGTAA
- a CDS encoding DUF2066 domain-containing protein: MRLCKFFFVGCLSLVSLASHAETLNGLYQVLEPVSSQSPQERDQATQRAVQTLVIRLTGDAKAADGPGLAAVRKDPQQIISQYGYDAGPPESLQVDFDPVSTDRVLREAGLSIWGSNRPSILGWWLNDSTEGSSLVGDGQTVAQALRRAAQHRGLPLRLPLGDLDEQVVATAPNLESADATPLRDASERYGADALLAVHARQEGSQWQAKWRLWLGDKSEQGTAQGADTGAVADAVMLAVSQKLAPRFAVKPGVSTEQLLEVQGMTLERYAALGHLLEPFGGQPQLVDGNRIVYRVNGSADQLRTQLSLAKLQEIPAGEVPVQQPVVDGTQPAIAPEPQAQLRFRW, translated from the coding sequence ATGCGTCTGTGTAAATTCTTCTTTGTAGGCTGTTTGTCGTTGGTCAGCCTGGCGAGTCATGCCGAAACCCTCAATGGCCTCTATCAAGTACTCGAACCCGTCAGCAGCCAGTCGCCCCAAGAGCGTGACCAGGCGACCCAGCGCGCCGTGCAGACCCTGGTGATCCGCCTGACCGGCGACGCCAAGGCCGCCGACGGCCCAGGCCTGGCGGCCGTTCGTAAAGATCCGCAACAAATCATCAGTCAATATGGCTACGACGCCGGCCCGCCGGAAAGCCTGCAAGTGGATTTCGACCCGGTGAGCACTGATCGCGTCTTGCGTGAAGCTGGCTTGTCGATCTGGGGCAGCAATCGGCCGTCGATCCTCGGCTGGTGGCTGAACGACTCCACCGAAGGCAGCAGCCTGGTGGGTGATGGTCAGACTGTCGCCCAAGCGCTGCGCCGTGCCGCGCAGCACCGGGGCTTGCCGTTGCGCTTGCCCCTGGGCGACCTGGATGAGCAAGTGGTCGCCACCGCACCGAACCTGGAAAGTGCTGACGCCACACCGCTGCGCGACGCTTCTGAGCGTTATGGCGCCGACGCCTTGCTGGCCGTGCATGCTCGCCAGGAAGGCAGCCAATGGCAAGCCAAATGGCGTCTGTGGCTGGGTGACAAGAGCGAGCAGGGCACCGCGCAAGGGGCCGACACCGGCGCTGTGGCCGACGCGGTGATGCTGGCGGTCAGCCAGAAATTGGCGCCGCGCTTTGCGGTCAAGCCTGGCGTGAGCACCGAACAATTACTGGAAGTGCAGGGCATGACCCTGGAGCGTTATGCCGCGCTGGGTCATCTGCTTGAGCCTTTTGGCGGTCAGCCACAGCTCGTGGACGGCAATCGCATCGTGTACCGCGTCAATGGCAGTGCCGATCAATTACGTACCCAGTTGAGCCTGGCCAAGTTGCAGGAAATTCCAGCAGGTGAAGTGCCGGTCCAGCAACCCGTAGTGGATGGCACTCAGCCTGCGATTGCGCCCGAACCTCAGGCGCAACTGCGTTTTCGTTGGTAG
- the purM gene encoding phosphoribosylformylglycinamidine cyclo-ligase: MSKQPSLSYKDAGVDIDAGEALVERIKSVAKRTARPEVMGGLGGFGALCEIPAGYKQPVLVSGTDGVGTKLRLALNLNKHDTIGIDLVAMCVNDLVVCGAEPLFFLDYYATGKLNVDTAAQVVTGIGAGCELSGCSLVGGETAEMPGMYEGEDYDLAGFCVGVVEKAEIIDGSKVAAGDALLALPSSGPHSNGYSLIRKIIEVSGAEIENTQLDGKPLTDLLMAPTRIYVKPLLKLIKDTGAVKAMAHITGGGLLDNIPRVLPKGAQAIVDVASWQRPAVFDWLQEKGNVDETEMHRVLNCGVGMVICVAQEHVETALNVLREAGEQPWVIGQIATAAEGAAQVELKNLKAH, encoded by the coding sequence ATGAGCAAGCAACCCTCCCTGAGCTACAAGGACGCCGGTGTAGACATCGACGCCGGTGAAGCATTGGTCGAACGCATCAAGAGCGTCGCCAAGCGCACTGCGCGCCCCGAAGTCATGGGTGGCCTGGGCGGTTTTGGCGCCCTCTGCGAAATCCCGGCCGGCTACAAGCAGCCTGTACTGGTTTCCGGCACCGACGGTGTGGGCACCAAGCTGCGCCTGGCACTGAACCTGAACAAGCACGACACCATCGGTATCGACCTGGTTGCCATGTGCGTCAACGACCTGGTGGTGTGCGGCGCCGAGCCGTTGTTCTTCCTGGACTATTACGCTACCGGCAAGCTGAACGTCGACACCGCTGCACAAGTGGTGACCGGTATCGGCGCTGGCTGCGAACTGTCGGGTTGCTCCCTGGTCGGCGGCGAAACCGCTGAAATGCCAGGCATGTACGAAGGTGAAGACTACGACCTGGCCGGCTTCTGCGTCGGCGTCGTGGAAAAAGCCGAGATCATCGACGGCTCCAAGGTTGCTGCCGGTGACGCCCTGCTGGCCCTGCCTTCTTCCGGCCCGCACTCCAACGGTTACTCGCTGATCCGCAAGATCATCGAAGTATCCGGCGCCGAGATCGAGAACACCCAACTCGATGGCAAGCCGCTGACCGACCTGCTGATGGCCCCGACCCGCATCTACGTCAAGCCTCTGCTCAAGCTGATCAAGGACACTGGCGCCGTCAAGGCCATGGCCCACATCACCGGTGGCGGCCTGCTGGACAACATCCCGCGCGTCCTGCCGAAAGGCGCCCAGGCGATCGTCGACGTGGCCAGCTGGCAGCGCCCTGCGGTATTCGACTGGCTGCAAGAGAAAGGCAACGTCGATGAAACCGAGATGCACCGCGTGCTGAACTGCGGCGTGGGCATGGTCATCTGCGTGGCGCAAGAGCACGTTGAAACCGCGCTGAACGTACTGCGTGAAGCCGGCGAGCAGCCTTGGGTCATCGGTCAGATCGCCACTGCCGCCGAAGGCGCGGCCCAGGTTGAACTGAAGAACCTCAAGGCTCACTGA